The following coding sequences are from one Triticum dicoccoides isolate Atlit2015 ecotype Zavitan chromosome 4A, WEW_v2.0, whole genome shotgun sequence window:
- the LOC119285176 gene encoding probable phospholipase A2 homolog 2, translating to MRSVLGLSHWCSLLLLLSLVTASRGLEVGDLFSHGKPPAGKQDCSRTCESKFCTVPPVLRYGKYCGILYSGCPGEKPCDALDACCMVHDHCVAANNNDYLNTGCNENLLGCLDGVNPAGPTFPGNKCGVGETAFVIKGVIEAAVLAGKILHKRDIGQ from the exons ATGAGATCGGTGCTCGGTCTCTCCCATTGGTGTTCCTTGCTGCTTCTCCTCTCGCTGGTGACGGCTTCGCGGGGGCTCGAGGTCGGCGACCTCTTCAGCCATGGGAAACCACCGGCG GGGAAGCAGGACTGCAGCCGGACATGCGAGTCCAAGTTTTGCACGG TCCCGCCTGTGCTGAGGTACGGGAAATACTGCGGAATCCTCTACAGCGGCTGCCCCGGCGAGAAGCCCTGCGACGCCCTGGACGCCTGCTGCATGGTCCACGACCACTGCGTCGCCGCCAACAACA ATGACTACCTGAACACCGGGTGCAACGAGAACCTGCTGGGCTGCCTCGACGGGGTGAACCCGGCGGGGCCGACGTTCCCGGGGAACAAGTGCGGCGTCGGCGAGACGGCGTTCGTCATAAAGGGCGTCATCGAGGCGGCCGTGCTCGCGGGGAAGATCCTTCACAAGCGCGACATCGGGCAGTAG